A genomic segment from Dermatobacter hominis encodes:
- the purD gene encoding phosphoribosylamine--glycine ligase translates to MKVCVVGSGGREHALADVLGRSAEVVVTPGNPGIPGSIDAPPEEVEADLFVIGPEVPLVDGLADRLRAAGRLVFGPGADGARLEGSKAWMKELVAAAGVPTARHGTFDAVEPAHAMLDTLTPPFVVKTDGLAAGKGVLVTESLSEARNAVGDYLSGASFGDAGRTLVIEEGLVGPELSVLAVCDGTDAVLLPPAQDFKRAGDHDAGPNTGGMGAYSPVPIVDGDVLATVMDRFIGPTLRELRARGIDYRGVLYAGLMFTADGPKLIEYNVRFGDPECQVVVPRLTSDLAQLLAEAAEGRIRSTPTVSDEAHVTVICASEGYPASPRTGDVIHGLEELEGLPGVQVYAAGVAVDPEGRLVTAGGRVLDVCGRGATLADARERAYDAVSRLSWPGMHHRTDIARAASVSTS, encoded by the coding sequence GTGAAGGTCTGCGTCGTCGGCAGCGGAGGACGGGAGCACGCGCTGGCCGACGTCCTGGGACGGAGCGCGGAGGTCGTCGTGACCCCGGGCAACCCCGGCATCCCCGGCAGCATCGACGCCCCGCCCGAGGAGGTCGAGGCCGACCTGTTCGTCATCGGGCCCGAGGTCCCCCTCGTCGACGGCCTCGCCGACCGCCTGCGGGCGGCCGGACGCCTCGTGTTCGGACCCGGCGCGGACGGGGCCCGGCTCGAGGGCTCGAAGGCGTGGATGAAGGAGCTCGTGGCCGCGGCCGGCGTGCCGACGGCTCGCCACGGGACGTTCGACGCCGTCGAGCCGGCCCACGCGATGCTCGACACCCTGACGCCGCCGTTCGTCGTCAAGACCGACGGCCTCGCCGCCGGCAAGGGCGTGCTGGTCACCGAGTCGCTGTCCGAGGCCCGCAACGCGGTCGGCGACTACCTCTCGGGTGCGTCCTTCGGCGACGCCGGTCGGACGCTCGTGATCGAGGAGGGACTCGTCGGGCCGGAGCTGTCGGTCCTGGCCGTCTGCGACGGCACGGACGCCGTGCTGCTGCCGCCGGCCCAGGACTTCAAGCGCGCCGGTGACCACGACGCCGGGCCCAACACCGGCGGCATGGGTGCGTACTCGCCGGTGCCGATCGTCGACGGCGACGTGCTGGCCACGGTCATGGACCGCTTCATCGGCCCGACCCTCCGCGAGCTGCGCGCCCGGGGGATCGACTACCGCGGCGTGCTGTATGCCGGGCTCATGTTCACCGCCGACGGTCCGAAGCTCATCGAGTACAACGTCCGCTTCGGCGACCCGGAGTGCCAGGTCGTGGTCCCCCGGCTCACGAGCGACCTGGCGCAGCTGCTCGCCGAGGCGGCCGAGGGCCGGATCCGCTCCACGCCCACCGTGTCCGACGAGGCCCACGTCACGGTGATCTGCGCCAGCGAGGGCTACCCGGCGTCGCCCCGCACCGGCGACGTGATCCACGGGCTCGAGGAGCTCGAGGGCCTGCCGGGCGTGCAGGTCTACGCAGCCGGCGTCGCCGTGGACCCCGAGGGTCGCCTGGTCACCGCCGGCGGCCGCGTGCTCGACGTCTGCGGCCGGGGCGCCACCCTCGCCGACGCCAGGGAACGGGCCTACGACGCGGTGAGCCGCCTGTCGTGGCCGGGCATGCACCACCGCACCGACATCGCGCGCGCCGCGTCCGTCTCGACGTCGTGA
- the purE gene encoding 5-(carboxyamino)imidazole ribonucleotide mutase, producing MGSSSDLETMRPAADVLAEFGVPHEVRVVSAHRSPLRMVEYATTARDRGLQVIIAGAGGAAHLPGMVASLTVLPVIGIPVPTRHLGGVDSLHSIVQMPSGVPVATMAIGGAANAGLLAVRMLALADDELTLRLSEHQQGLERHALDQDAGLER from the coding sequence ATGGGCTCGTCGTCGGACCTCGAGACGATGCGGCCCGCCGCCGACGTCCTCGCGGAGTTCGGCGTCCCGCACGAGGTCCGCGTCGTCTCCGCGCACCGCAGCCCGCTGCGGATGGTGGAGTACGCGACGACGGCGCGCGACCGCGGCCTCCAGGTGATCATCGCCGGCGCCGGGGGCGCCGCGCACCTGCCCGGCATGGTGGCGTCGCTTACCGTGCTGCCGGTCATCGGCATCCCGGTGCCGACCCGCCACCTGGGCGGCGTCGACTCCCTGCACTCGATCGTGCAGATGCCCTCGGGCGTGCCGGTCGCCACGATGGCGATCGGCGGGGCGGCCAACGCCGGGCTGCTCGCCGTGCGCATGCTCGCCCTGGCCGACGATGAGCTGACGCTGCGCCTGTCGGAGCACCAGCAGGGCCTGGAGCGCCACGCGCTCGACCAGGACGCGGGTCTCGAGCGCTAG
- a CDS encoding acyltransferase family protein: protein MQPLDGIRGVAVLLVFLYHSAGELLGGFLLQSGVDLFFVLSGFLITTILLRTRERSDYFRLFYLRRSVRIFPLYYLVFGVTLVLASIAISLGIAAEVGYPNAQNLIDNQLWGWLYQVNNLIAFKGPVAFPAMSHLWSLSVEEQFYLVWPLVVLLVPPRRLFAVCIGIAIGSFVFRSIGYVTISRDFAYHFTLCRLDGLTLGAAGAVVLGDPALRAKFDRWIRWAGRYWWVAAVLLIMPEVVALFPGFTVLSLMFLGIVLSAHEGVLSPRPTRWLGSRFLLELGTYSYAIYVFQFPIAKAVLGITPSNILLIDSIFHVVVIGVASYALARLSWVLWERPWLSLKRRFSY, encoded by the coding sequence GTGCAGCCGCTGGATGGCATCCGCGGCGTCGCCGTGCTGCTCGTGTTCCTCTACCACAGCGCGGGGGAGCTGCTCGGCGGCTTCCTGTTGCAGAGCGGCGTCGATCTGTTCTTCGTGCTGTCGGGGTTCCTGATCACGACGATCCTGCTGCGGACGAGGGAACGGTCGGACTACTTCCGGCTCTTCTACCTCCGTCGGTCGGTGCGCATCTTCCCGCTCTACTACCTCGTGTTCGGGGTCACGCTGGTGCTGGCATCGATCGCGATCTCGCTCGGCATCGCAGCCGAGGTCGGATATCCGAACGCCCAGAACCTGATCGACAACCAGCTCTGGGGCTGGCTGTACCAGGTGAACAACCTCATCGCGTTCAAGGGGCCCGTCGCGTTTCCGGCGATGTCGCACCTCTGGTCGTTGTCGGTCGAGGAGCAGTTCTACCTGGTGTGGCCGCTGGTGGTGCTCCTGGTTCCTCCACGTCGCCTCTTCGCCGTCTGCATCGGCATCGCGATCGGGTCCTTCGTCTTCAGGAGCATCGGGTACGTCACCATCAGCCGGGACTTCGCCTACCACTTCACGCTCTGTCGGCTCGACGGACTGACGCTCGGCGCTGCCGGCGCCGTGGTGTTGGGCGACCCGGCGCTGCGAGCGAAGTTCGACCGGTGGATCCGCTGGGCCGGGCGCTACTGGTGGGTTGCGGCCGTGCTGCTCATCATGCCCGAGGTGGTCGCCCTGTTCCCCGGATTCACGGTGCTGTCGCTGATGTTCCTCGGGATCGTGCTGAGCGCTCACGAAGGGGTGCTGTCTCCGCGGCCGACGAGATGGCTCGGCAGTCGGTTCCTGCTCGAGCTCGGCACCTATTCCTACGCGATCTACGTGTTCCAGTTCCCGATCGCCAAGGCGGTGCTGGGCATCACGCCGAGCAACATCCTGCTGATCGACTCGATCTTCCACGTGGTGGTCATCGGTGTGGCCTCCTATGCGCTGGCCCGGTTGTCCTGGGTCCTCTGGGAGCGTCCGTGGTTGTCCTTGAAGCGGCGCTTCTCGTACTGA
- a CDS encoding phosphoribosylaminoimidazolesuccinocarboxamide synthase — MNPPTAIPLTHVHRGKVRDLYDAGDGRLVMVASDRISAFDVVMDEPVPDKGRVLTAMSAHWFEAVSDVIGNHLISTDVADLPEGSRSEELAGRVMLCRRADMIPVECIVRGYLAGSAWKEYRSAGTIHGMPAPAGLVEADRLPAPIFTPSTKAAVGDHDENITFDLAVEILGGEVAELARDASLAIFRRASERAESAGFLLADTKFELGWVADADGEPQLVLADEVLTPDSSRYWAIEDWAPGATPQGYDKQPVRDYLESLDWDKTPPPPPLPAEVVEATADRYRQAYERICGRSLADWPG, encoded by the coding sequence GTGAACCCGCCCACCGCCATCCCGCTCACCCACGTCCACCGCGGCAAGGTCCGCGACCTCTACGACGCCGGTGACGGGCGCCTGGTGATGGTGGCGTCCGATCGGATCAGCGCGTTCGACGTGGTCATGGACGAGCCGGTGCCCGACAAGGGCCGGGTCCTCACCGCCATGTCGGCCCACTGGTTCGAGGCCGTGTCGGACGTGATCGGCAACCACCTCATCTCGACCGACGTCGCCGACCTGCCCGAGGGCTCCCGGTCCGAGGAGCTCGCGGGCCGGGTCATGCTCTGCCGCCGGGCGGACATGATCCCCGTGGAGTGCATCGTCCGCGGCTACCTCGCCGGATCGGCGTGGAAGGAGTACCGCAGCGCCGGGACGATCCACGGCATGCCGGCGCCGGCGGGCCTGGTCGAGGCCGACCGGCTGCCCGCGCCGATCTTCACCCCGTCGACCAAGGCCGCCGTGGGCGACCACGACGAGAACATCACGTTCGACCTGGCGGTCGAGATCCTCGGCGGCGAGGTCGCCGAGCTGGCCCGGGACGCGAGCCTGGCGATCTTCCGCCGTGCGTCCGAGCGCGCCGAGTCGGCCGGGTTCCTGCTGGCGGACACCAAGTTCGAGCTCGGCTGGGTGGCCGACGCCGATGGCGAGCCGCAGCTGGTGCTCGCCGACGAGGTGCTCACCCCCGACTCGTCGCGCTACTGGGCGATCGAGGACTGGGCCCCGGGCGCGACGCCGCAGGGCTACGACAAGCAGCCGGTGCGGGACTACCTGGAGTCGCTCGACTGGGACAAGACCCCGCCGCCCCCGCCGCTGCCCGCCGAGGTCGTCGAGGCCACCGCCGATCGCTACCGGCAGGCGTACGAGCGGATCTGCGGCCGCTCGCTGGCCGACTGGCCGGGCTGA
- the purB gene encoding adenylosuccinate lyase, which translates to MAELWSPEHKIVLERRLWIAVMRAQRSLGIDVPAEAIDAYEAVVDRVDLDSIAARERVTRHDVKARIEEFSELAGQEHAHKGMTSRDLTENVEQLQVRTGLEIVRDRAVAALVRLADLALEHADTVIVGRSHNVAAQATTLGKRFANAGEELLLAVERLEDLIGRYPLRGLKGPVGTQLDQLELLDGDPERLDELEQALARHLGFDRTLTNVGQVYPRSLDLEVVSALVQLASGPSSLAMTLRLMAGNELVTEGFRPGQVGSSAMPHKMNARSCERINGFRVILDGHLTMAAGLAGEQWNEGDVSCSVVRRVLLPDAFFATDGVFQTLIDVLDGFGAFPAVIDRELRRYLPFLGTTKVLMAAVRAGVGRETAHEVIKEHAVAVALDMRESGRDDNDLVERLAADPRLGLDADALRDALGDPASYVGNAGTQARTFVDRVGELAKRYPDAASYEGAPVL; encoded by the coding sequence ATGGCGGAGCTGTGGTCGCCGGAGCACAAGATCGTGCTCGAGCGGCGGCTCTGGATCGCCGTCATGCGGGCCCAGCGGTCGCTCGGCATCGACGTCCCGGCAGAGGCCATCGACGCGTACGAGGCGGTCGTCGACCGGGTCGACCTCGACTCGATCGCCGCCCGGGAGCGGGTCACGCGCCACGACGTGAAGGCCCGCATCGAGGAGTTCTCCGAGCTGGCCGGCCAGGAGCACGCCCACAAGGGCATGACCAGCCGGGACCTCACCGAGAACGTCGAGCAGCTGCAGGTCCGCACCGGCCTGGAGATCGTGCGCGACCGTGCCGTGGCCGCCCTCGTCCGCCTGGCGGACCTCGCGCTCGAGCACGCCGACACGGTGATCGTCGGGCGCAGCCACAACGTGGCGGCGCAGGCGACCACCCTCGGCAAGCGGTTCGCGAACGCGGGCGAGGAGCTGCTGCTCGCGGTCGAGCGGCTCGAGGACCTCATCGGCCGCTACCCCTTGCGCGGCCTGAAGGGCCCGGTGGGCACGCAGCTCGACCAGCTCGAGCTGCTCGACGGCGACCCCGAGCGCCTCGACGAGCTGGAGCAGGCGTTGGCGCGCCACCTGGGCTTCGACCGCACGTTGACCAACGTCGGGCAGGTGTACCCGCGGTCGCTCGACCTCGAGGTGGTGTCGGCCCTGGTGCAGCTCGCCTCCGGCCCCTCGTCGCTCGCCATGACCCTGCGGCTAATGGCCGGCAACGAGCTCGTGACCGAGGGGTTCCGCCCCGGGCAGGTCGGCTCGTCGGCCATGCCGCACAAGATGAACGCCCGCAGCTGCGAGCGGATCAACGGCTTCCGCGTGATCCTCGACGGCCACCTCACGATGGCCGCGGGCCTCGCCGGCGAGCAGTGGAACGAGGGCGACGTCTCCTGCTCGGTCGTGCGTCGGGTGCTGCTGCCCGACGCGTTCTTCGCGACCGATGGCGTCTTCCAGACGCTGATCGACGTGCTCGACGGGTTCGGCGCCTTCCCGGCCGTGATCGACAGGGAGCTGCGCCGCTACCTGCCGTTCCTCGGCACCACCAAGGTCCTGATGGCGGCGGTGCGCGCCGGGGTCGGCCGGGAGACCGCGCACGAGGTGATCAAGGAGCACGCCGTCGCGGTGGCGCTCGACATGCGCGAATCGGGCCGGGACGACAACGACCTCGTCGAGCGCCTCGCCGCCGACCCCCGCCTCGGCCTCGACGCCGACGCCCTCCGCGACGCGCTCGGCGACCCCGCGTCGTACGTCGGCAACGCCGGCACCCAGGCCCGGACGTTCGTCGACCGGGTGGGGGAGCTGGCGAAGCGGTACCCCGACGCTGCGAGCTACGAAGGAGCGCCGGTCCTGTGA
- the purS gene encoding phosphoribosylformylglycinamidine synthase subunit PurS — translation MIFDVTVEVRLRPGIADPQGATIERALPALGFGGVTGVSVGKSIRFQVEAGDRAAAASLVDDLCHRFLSNPVIEDSFVTIGEPATSGAS, via the coding sequence ATGATCTTCGACGTGACCGTTGAGGTGCGCCTGCGACCCGGGATCGCGGATCCCCAGGGCGCCACGATCGAACGGGCGCTCCCGGCGCTCGGCTTCGGTGGCGTGACCGGGGTGTCGGTCGGCAAGTCCATCCGCTTCCAGGTGGAGGCGGGGGACCGGGCGGCCGCCGCGTCGCTCGTCGACGACCTCTGCCACCGGTTCCTCTCGAACCCGGTGATCGAGGACTCGTTCGTCACGATCGGCGAGCCGGCGACGTCGGGGGCGTCCTGA
- a CDS encoding adenylosuccinate synthase: protein MPATVVVGTQWGDEGKGKLTDLVAKEMHAVVRYQGGHNAGHTLVVDGESFALQLIPSGVLYDHITPVIGNGVVVDPVVMLSEVDALESRGVDCSRLRVSGNAHLILPYHQELDRLIERHLGKNKLGTTKRGIGPTYADKASRVGLRVQDLLDADIFREKLEAVLAEKNLVLAKIYNRLGFDPDELADRYLTEVAPRVAPYVADTVSLVHESLERGEHVLFEGAQATFLDLDHGTYPFVTSSNPIAGGACVGAGVGPRHIDRVIGIAKAYVTRVGSGPMPTELFDETGDTIVDLGHEYGVNTKRRRRPGWFDAVMLRHAVRLNSLSEVAITKLDIFDSFDSIKVCVAYDVDGVRHDHLPYHQSDLHAATPIYEELPGWKKDLTEARERHDLPPNAVTYLQFLQEQIGVPIRVVGTGPGRDQHVLFSD from the coding sequence GTGCCGGCGACCGTTGTGGTGGGCACCCAGTGGGGCGACGAGGGGAAGGGCAAGCTCACCGACCTCGTCGCCAAGGAGATGCACGCGGTGGTCCGCTACCAGGGCGGCCACAACGCCGGCCACACCCTCGTGGTCGACGGCGAGTCGTTCGCACTCCAGCTGATCCCGTCGGGCGTGCTCTACGACCACATCACGCCGGTCATCGGCAACGGCGTGGTCGTCGACCCGGTGGTGATGCTGAGCGAGGTCGACGCCCTCGAGTCGCGCGGCGTCGACTGCTCCCGCCTCCGGGTGTCGGGCAACGCCCACCTGATCCTCCCGTACCACCAGGAGCTCGACCGGCTGATCGAGCGCCACCTCGGCAAGAACAAGCTCGGCACCACCAAGCGGGGCATCGGCCCGACCTACGCGGACAAGGCCTCGCGCGTCGGGCTTCGGGTCCAGGACCTGCTCGACGCCGACATCTTCCGGGAGAAGCTCGAGGCCGTCCTCGCCGAGAAGAACCTGGTGCTCGCCAAGATCTACAACCGGCTCGGCTTCGACCCGGACGAGCTGGCCGACCGCTACCTGACCGAGGTGGCGCCCCGCGTCGCCCCGTACGTCGCCGACACGGTGTCGCTGGTGCACGAGTCGCTCGAGCGCGGCGAGCACGTCCTGTTCGAGGGCGCCCAGGCCACCTTCCTCGACCTGGACCACGGCACGTACCCGTTCGTCACCTCGTCGAACCCGATCGCCGGTGGCGCCTGCGTCGGCGCCGGCGTCGGTCCGCGGCACATCGACCGCGTGATCGGCATCGCCAAGGCCTACGTCACCCGGGTCGGTTCGGGCCCGATGCCCACCGAGCTGTTCGACGAGACCGGCGACACGATCGTCGACCTCGGCCACGAGTACGGCGTGAACACCAAGCGCCGCCGCCGGCCGGGCTGGTTCGACGCAGTGATGCTGCGCCACGCGGTCCGGCTCAACTCGCTGTCCGAGGTGGCGATCACGAAGCTCGACATCTTCGACAGCTTCGACAGCATCAAGGTGTGCGTGGCCTACGACGTGGACGGCGTCCGCCACGACCACCTGCCGTACCACCAGTCGGACCTCCACGCCGCGACGCCGATCTACGAGGAGCTGCCGGGCTGGAAGAAGGACCTCACCGAGGCCCGGGAGCGCCACGACCTGCCGCCGAACGCCGTCACCTACCTGCAGTTCCTGCAGGAGCAGATCGGCGTGCCGATCCGGGTCGTCGGCACGGGCCCCGGCCGCGACCAGCACGTGCTGTTCTCGGACTGA
- a CDS encoding glycosyltransferase family 39 protein translates to MGGATARGAKVSVAALGLAVLLVVVVCIPRFATYKAIDPSDVALTPQPNGWFLELDDGSSVGRYSFDNYSYIAYVDEFRGDFDRYPIYGPWIWRLLPSWLAAQTPIENPAVALAAVSLAFLVLGAVALVATSARNGLDRRGQMLVGALYAVSFPMVWYGTSGYVDGPLMATLCMGLFAIQSRRWWLYFLLLPIGFLVKETYILIVPVAVTYQWVRARRTQDWVPTLVGSLVLVAFLWFGIRWMLPTPRTLDWIPRLPRFLWNLSRPEAVGSFLLSCGVVVPCALLEIRRRWRARSTDGATEDLSTDAPAPDADGDAAWREELHLVVGLVMGMLVAIHGFLTAYADGRHAWTMYPFGVILAAIYLQRRLGSTADAPSPAVDGSTPA, encoded by the coding sequence GTGGGCGGAGCCACAGCGCGGGGAGCCAAGGTCTCGGTCGCCGCGCTCGGACTCGCGGTCCTGCTCGTCGTGGTGGTGTGCATCCCGCGTTTCGCCACGTACAAGGCGATCGATCCGAGCGACGTCGCCCTGACACCGCAGCCCAACGGCTGGTTCCTGGAGCTCGACGACGGCTCGTCGGTCGGCCGGTACTCCTTCGACAACTACTCCTACATCGCCTACGTGGACGAGTTCCGGGGCGACTTCGACCGGTACCCGATCTACGGCCCGTGGATCTGGCGACTCCTGCCCAGCTGGCTCGCCGCCCAGACGCCGATCGAGAACCCCGCCGTCGCGCTGGCGGCGGTATCGCTCGCGTTCCTGGTGCTCGGCGCCGTCGCGCTCGTGGCCACCTCCGCACGGAACGGCCTCGACCGGCGCGGCCAGATGCTGGTCGGTGCCCTCTACGCGGTCTCGTTCCCGATGGTCTGGTACGGAACGTCGGGGTACGTCGACGGCCCGCTCATGGCGACGCTGTGCATGGGGCTGTTCGCCATCCAGTCGAGACGATGGTGGTTGTACTTCCTGCTGCTGCCCATCGGATTCCTGGTGAAGGAGACGTACATCCTGATCGTCCCGGTGGCCGTGACCTATCAGTGGGTGCGCGCTCGTCGGACACAGGACTGGGTCCCGACGCTCGTCGGTTCGCTGGTGCTGGTGGCGTTCCTGTGGTTCGGGATCCGCTGGATGCTCCCCACGCCGCGCACACTCGACTGGATCCCCCGACTTCCTCGGTTCCTCTGGAACCTGTCGCGCCCCGAAGCCGTCGGGAGCTTCCTGCTGAGCTGTGGAGTGGTCGTGCCCTGCGCTCTGCTGGAGATCCGTCGGCGTTGGCGTGCGCGATCGACCGACGGGGCGACCGAGGACCTCTCGACCGATGCCCCCGCACCCGATGCCGACGGTGACGCCGCGTGGCGCGAGGAACTGCACCTCGTGGTGGGACTCGTCATGGGCATGCTCGTGGCCATCCACGGCTTCCTCACGGCGTACGCAGACGGGCGCCACGCGTGGACCATGTATCCGTTCGGAGTGATCCTCGCCGCCATCTACCTCCAGCGTCGTCTCGGATCGACCGCCGACGCTCCTTCCCCTGCGGTGGACGGGAGCACCCCGGCATGA
- a CDS encoding acyl-CoA thioesterase domain-containing protein: protein MGDLGTDTALAPLGPAGEDGDGVRRFGLDLSDDWRIWTLNGGYVAAVALRAAGAATELPTPGAMSLQLVRGAVAGPAEVRVRSVRRTRTAECLAVELDQSGGRVAEGHVWAVDHGAGPEHDDAGERPADGPLTYPTIEERVASRTVEGPPPPDFPFWRNFETRPIDWIEDWNDRTAGPAVAGDWLRFVPVATFDDPFLDAGRVAVALDLYSFPSMTRAYAPPIEWIAPNVDLHCTFHRPSSGSEWILGRGHTPVAAAGTAGFTAEAWSEDGRLLASGGGKMLVRTVG, encoded by the coding sequence GTGGGCGATCTCGGCACCGACACGGCGCTCGCGCCGCTCGGCCCCGCCGGGGAGGATGGCGACGGCGTCCGGCGCTTCGGCCTCGACCTGTCCGACGACTGGCGCATCTGGACGCTCAACGGCGGCTACGTCGCCGCCGTCGCCCTCCGGGCCGCCGGCGCGGCCACCGAGCTGCCGACGCCCGGCGCGATGTCGCTCCAGCTGGTGAGGGGCGCGGTCGCCGGGCCTGCGGAGGTCCGCGTCCGCAGCGTCCGGCGCACCCGCACGGCCGAGTGCCTGGCGGTCGAGCTCGACCAGTCGGGTGGCCGGGTGGCCGAGGGCCACGTGTGGGCCGTGGACCACGGCGCCGGCCCGGAGCACGACGATGCGGGCGAGCGCCCGGCCGACGGCCCGCTCACGTACCCGACCATCGAGGAGCGGGTGGCCAGCCGCACGGTCGAGGGGCCGCCGCCCCCCGACTTCCCGTTCTGGCGCAACTTCGAGACCCGTCCGATCGACTGGATCGAGGACTGGAACGACCGCACCGCCGGGCCGGCGGTCGCCGGCGACTGGCTCCGGTTCGTCCCCGTCGCGACCTTCGACGACCCGTTCCTCGACGCCGGGCGCGTGGCGGTCGCGCTCGATCTGTACTCGTTCCCGTCGATGACACGGGCCTACGCGCCGCCGATCGAGTGGATCGCCCCGAACGTCGACCTGCACTGCACCTTCCACCGCCCGTCGTCGGGCTCGGAGTGGATCCTCGGGCGGGGCCACACGCCTGTCGCGGCCGCCGGCACGGCCGGCTTCACCGCGGAGGCGTGGTCCGAGGACGGGCGGCTCCTGGCCAGCGGGGGCGGGAAGATGCTCGTCCGGACGGTCGGCTAG
- a CDS encoding 5-(carboxyamino)imidazole ribonucleotide synthase: MTAAPDQAPAVTGPVVGIVGGGQLARMLAEAATPMGIHVRVLAGPADEGAGDVVPDTVVADVGDADALRAFARSVDVLTFDHENVDHDVLLGLEAEGVAVRPSVATLRYSDKAHQRRRFAEAGIPVPEFVVLDGGPDDVAAAEAFAAAHGGVAVVKASRGGYDGRGVWMLAEDEVGAFVRDWTGAPLVLEPRLDLVVELAVLAARRPSGEVAAWPVVETVQVDGMCDEVLLPAPVDDGLAARARAVGERVAQEVGATGVIAVELFVVPGDDGPLVMVNEIAPRVHNSGHMTIEASTTSQFAQHLRAVLDWPLGPTDCVEAAAMANVVGDGEHDPRDRQPAALAAEPGAHVHLYGKAPRPGRKIGHVTVVADDVGAARRRAAVAADVLAGSGSHPTGTPSGLEGSAP; this comes from the coding sequence GTGACCGCCGCCCCGGACCAGGCGCCCGCGGTGACCGGTCCGGTCGTCGGCATCGTCGGCGGCGGCCAGCTCGCCCGCATGCTCGCCGAGGCGGCCACGCCCATGGGCATCCACGTGCGGGTGCTCGCCGGTCCCGCCGACGAGGGCGCCGGCGACGTCGTCCCCGACACCGTCGTCGCCGACGTGGGCGACGCCGACGCGCTCCGGGCCTTCGCCCGCTCCGTCGACGTGCTCACCTTCGACCACGAGAACGTCGACCACGACGTCCTCCTCGGGCTCGAGGCCGAGGGCGTGGCGGTGCGGCCGTCGGTGGCCACGCTGCGCTACTCCGACAAGGCCCACCAACGGCGGCGCTTCGCCGAGGCCGGCATCCCCGTCCCCGAGTTCGTCGTCCTCGACGGCGGGCCCGACGACGTCGCCGCCGCCGAGGCGTTCGCCGCCGCCCACGGCGGCGTGGCCGTCGTGAAGGCGAGCCGCGGCGGCTACGACGGCCGGGGCGTCTGGATGCTGGCCGAGGACGAGGTCGGCGCGTTCGTGCGGGACTGGACGGGTGCGCCGCTCGTGCTCGAGCCGCGGCTGGACCTCGTCGTGGAGCTCGCCGTCCTGGCGGCCCGGCGGCCGTCCGGCGAGGTCGCGGCGTGGCCCGTCGTCGAGACGGTCCAGGTCGACGGCATGTGCGACGAGGTGCTGCTGCCCGCCCCGGTCGACGACGGCCTGGCGGCCCGGGCCCGGGCGGTGGGGGAGCGGGTCGCGCAGGAGGTCGGTGCCACGGGCGTCATCGCGGTCGAGCTGTTCGTGGTCCCCGGCGACGACGGGCCTCTCGTGATGGTCAACGAGATCGCGCCGCGCGTGCACAACTCGGGCCACATGACGATCGAGGCCAGCACCACCTCGCAGTTCGCGCAGCACCTGCGCGCCGTCCTCGACTGGCCGCTCGGGCCGACCGACTGCGTCGAGGCCGCGGCGATGGCGAACGTGGTCGGCGACGGCGAGCACGACCCGCGCGACCGGCAGCCCGCGGCGCTGGCCGCCGAGCCCGGGGCCCACGTCCACCTCTACGGCAAGGCGCCGCGCCCGGGTCGCAAGATCGGCCACGTCACGGTCGTCGCCGACGACGTCGGGGCGGCCCGCCGCCGGGCCGCGGTGGCGGCCGACGTGCTGGCCGGGTCGGGGTCGCACCCCACGGGGACCCCGTCCGGTCTGGAAGGATCAGCGCCGTGA
- the purQ gene encoding phosphoribosylformylglycinamidine synthase subunit PurQ — protein MAADVAVVAFPGTNCEMDVVEAVRSLGGDAEVVFHDHDHLDGFDAVVVAGGFAHGDYLRPGAIARFSPIMGAVRDFARSGGPVVGICNGFQVLTEAQLLPGALQKNAGLKFRCEHVDLRVESTDSVLTSQATEGQVLRVPINHFEGNYTCSPETLDVLRADDRIVLRYVDNPNGSVDDIAGICNEGRNVVGLMPHPERACNALLGSTDGRVLMGSVLVAAGAGLTPSR, from the coding sequence GTGGCCGCCGACGTGGCCGTCGTGGCCTTCCCCGGCACCAACTGCGAGATGGACGTCGTCGAGGCCGTGCGGTCGCTCGGCGGCGACGCCGAGGTCGTGTTCCACGACCACGACCACCTCGACGGCTTCGACGCCGTCGTCGTCGCCGGCGGGTTCGCCCACGGCGACTACCTGCGGCCGGGGGCCATCGCCCGCTTCTCGCCGATCATGGGCGCCGTGCGCGACTTCGCTCGGTCGGGTGGACCGGTGGTCGGCATCTGCAACGGCTTCCAGGTGCTGACCGAGGCCCAGCTCCTGCCCGGCGCCCTGCAGAAGAACGCCGGCCTGAAGTTCCGCTGCGAGCACGTGGACCTGAGGGTCGAGAGCACCGACAGCGTGCTGACCTCGCAGGCCACCGAGGGGCAGGTCCTGCGAGTCCCGATCAACCACTTCGAGGGCAACTACACCTGCTCGCCTGAGACGCTCGACGTGCTCCGGGCCGATGACCGCATCGTGCTGCGCTACGTCGACAACCCGAACGGGTCGGTCGACGACATCGCCGGCATCTGCAACGAGGGTCGCAACGTCGTCGGCCTCATGCCCCACCCCGAGCGGGCGTGCAACGCGCTGCTGGGGTCCACCGACGGCCGGGTGCTGATGGGCTCGGTGCTCGTGGCCGCCGGGGCGGGGCTCACCCCGAGCCGCTGA